GTAACTTTCTCGTGCGTTTCGCCGAAGATCAGCCCGAGGGTGCTGCCGGATGAGCGGTACCGATCGGCGCAGGGCATTCGAAAGGCTTTGATGATGAAACGCTTAGTCGCATTCTACGACCGCGGCATAGAGATCGCTGCCTCGCATATTCCCGAATCCGCCGCTTTATTCCTGCTCCGCCTCGCGCTTGCGGGCGTGTTTTGGCGGTCGGGTCAGACGAAGGTGGTCGAAGGCACCTTCCTGCGGATCAACCCGTCGCAATATGATCTGTTCGCATCCGAATTTTCGGGCCTGCCGCTCGATCCTGTCTTCGCGGTGCCGCTGACCACCTATGCCGAGCATATCTTCCCGTTCCTGCTCCTCTTCGGCCTCGCGACGCGCTTTTCTGCTGGCGCTTTGCTGGTGATGACGCTCGTCATCCAGATATTCGTCTTTCCGGATGCCTGGTGGCCAGAGCATTCGTTGTGGGTGGCGATGGCGGCGATCCTGATCGTCCGCGGCGGCGGACTGTTCTCGCTCGACGCGCTGGCTGCTAGAATGCGCGCGCAATGAGCCTCGATGAATCCTCGCTCGCGCGCTTGATGGCTGCATCGCAGCGAGGGGATCGTGCGGCCTATCGTGCGTTGCTCGGGGACTGCCGCAAATGGCTTGAACGCTACTTCGCCCGCCGCATCG
The Sphingopyxis macrogoltabida genome window above contains:
- a CDS encoding DoxX family protein; the protein is MKRLVAFYDRGIEIAASHIPESAALFLLRLALAGVFWRSGQTKVVEGTFLRINPSQYDLFASEFSGLPLDPVFAVPLTTYAEHIFPFLLLFGLATRFSAGALLVMTLVIQIFVFPDAWWPEHSLWVAMAAILIVRGGGLFSLDALAARMRAQ